The Halanaerobiales bacterium genome contains the following window.
TTATCCTGCCCAGCTCAGTGGAGGAATGAAACAAAGATTAGAGATCATAAGAGGACTTTCAATATTACCAGATTTTCTTTTAATGGATGAACCATTTAAATCTATTGATACTCAACTTAAAGTTAATTTGAGAAAAATGTTACTTAGATTTTATGAAAAGATGAATTTGAGTGTTCTCCTGATAACTCATGATCCTGAAGAAGCAGTTTTACTTGCTGATAAAATTTTTATACTTTCCGGGAAACCAGCAAGTATAAAAAAAGAATTTGTAATTAATGATCCTCAGGAAAAGCGAAAATTAAGTGATGATAATTTATTTGATATTATCCAGGAAATAATATCTATATTTATGGAGATAGTGGATGATTATCGCTGGGATAAAAATCAAAAGACTGAAGAGATTTTTTCCCAGATGAAGGGGAGATAATTATGCCTGATTTTTGGACTCATCTTATAGCTGGTGA
Protein-coding sequences here:
- a CDS encoding ABC transporter ATP-binding protein, whose protein sequence is MEKAIEFKNIDKKFENLKVLEKATFTVNKGEIVCLLGPSGSGKSTLFKLAAGLIEKDSGQIVINENLRKGYIFQNPRLLPWKTVEENLIFVQENYLPKQKAKKIRDKLLELNGLDNFKNNYPAQLSGGMKQRLEIIRGLSILPDFLLMDEPFKSIDTQLKVNLRKMLLRFYEKMNLSVLLITHDPEEAVLLADKIFILSGKPASIKKEFVINDPQEKRKLSDDNLFDIIQEIISIFMEIVDDYRWDKNQKTEEIFSQMKGR